Proteins encoded together in one Chryseobacterium taklimakanense window:
- a CDS encoding NADH-quinone oxidoreductase subunit C: protein MTNEFVLEAINREFPGSVLSSSEPYGMLTLEIKKDDLKKVVHHLRDSSLEINFLTDITGIHYPENKEKELGVIYHLHNMKDNFRIRLKSFTQREGAEFETLTDLYAGANWMERETFDFFGIKFKGHPDLRVILNSPDLGYHPMLKEYRLEDGTRTDKDDKMFGR from the coding sequence ATGACAAACGAATTTGTTTTAGAAGCGATAAACAGAGAGTTTCCAGGAAGCGTTCTTTCAAGTTCAGAACCTTACGGAATGCTGACGCTGGAAATCAAAAAAGATGACCTGAAAAAAGTAGTACACCATCTGCGGGATTCTTCCCTTGAGATCAATTTTCTTACCGATATTACGGGTATTCATTATCCAGAAAATAAAGAAAAGGAGCTCGGCGTCATTTACCATCTTCACAATATGAAAGATAATTTCAGAATTCGTCTGAAATCTTTTACACAACGTGAAGGCGCCGAATTTGAAACGCTTACCGACCTCTACGCAGGAGCCAACTGGATGGAAAGAGAAACCTTCGATTTTTTCGGAATCAAATTCAAAGGGCATCCGGATCTGAGGGTCATACTGAATTCACCTGACCTTGGCTACCACCCAATGCTGAAGGAGTACCGTCTGGAAGACGGCACCAGAACAGACAAGGACGACAAGATGTTCGGACGCTAA